The Triticum aestivum cultivar Chinese Spring chromosome 5A, IWGSC CS RefSeq v2.1, whole genome shotgun sequence genomic sequence CGATCCCGGTGAGCGCGAGGGACGGCATGCTGCAGGACCTCGCCGACGGCCTCGGCGCCGTCTTCCAGGACTACGTCTCCTTCCTCGCCTCCTGCGGCAACAAGCAGAGCTACCTCCCGCCGCTGCCGGCGCTGACGAGGTGCAACCAGGACTCGACGATCAAGCGGCTGTGGAAGAGGGCGGCGGTGGCGCCGTGCCGGGCGCCCCTGACGAGCGGGCGCGGCAACGCGTCGTACCACGGCGGAGGCCAGAGCGTGAGCGCGGCCGGCGGGCACAACCCACGGCCGTCCACCAGCCGCGGCACGCAGCGCCTCTACGTCCGGCTCAACACGATCCACTACATCCTCAGCCACATCCAGGCGCTGGACAAGTCGCTCTCCTTCTTCTCCGCGGGCGGGGGAGCATGCACCTCGCCGTCCACCACGAGCCGGCTCCTCGCCGCGCCGTGCTGCCACTTCGACCACGCGCGTACCGCGGCCCAGACGGCGATCGCCCACGTGGCCGAGGTGGCCGCGTACCGGCTCATCTTCTTCGACTCGCACCAGTCGTTCTACGACGGCCTCTACGCGGGCGGCGTGGCCGACGCTCGCATCCGGCCGGCGCTCCGCACGCTGAAGCAGAACCTGTCGCTGCTCGTCTCCCTCCTCGTGGACCGCGCGCAGCCGGTGGCGGTGCGGGAGGTGATGAAGGCCTCGTTCCAGGCGTTCCTGATGGTGCTGCTGGCCGGCGGCAACCACCGGAGCTTCACGAGGGAGGACCACGGGATGGTGGAGGAGGACCTGCGGAGCCTGAAGCGGGCCTTCTGCACGCGCGGGGAGGGCCTGGTGGCGGAGGACGTGGTGGAGAGCGAGGCGGAGGTGGCCGAGGGCGTGGTCGCGCTCATGGGGCAGACGGCGGAGCGGATCGTGGAGGAGCTGAGCATcgccacgacgacgacgacggcggcggcgtgcggcgggtcGCCCCGGGCCGCTCTGCCGGTGCCGCTGACGACGAGGCGGTGGTGCCGGACGGACCCGGACACGGTCCTCCGCGTGCTCTGCCACCGCGACGACGAGGCCGCCAGCCAGTTCCTGAAGCGCGCGTTCCAGCTCCCAAAGAGGAGGTGACAATAGGCTTTGCATGCACCACTATTTGCAGCCAGGTGCAGACTCTAATTTGTGTGGACAAGTGGATTATGTGTGTGTTGGAAGCAAATAATTGATCGCTTGAAGCGTTTGCAAATATAGTTCCCATTTTTCACTGCAGGGGAAGAGAAGTTTGCCTGATACTATCTGAAATTTTCTGCTCTTTCCTCTTGTATTGCAGATGCTAATGCATCATCTCAGATGTTAATAGGAATCCTAGGTTCATATTCATGTGAGCTACAGAGTTATATGCTTGCATGTATGCACTAGTGATGCTAATATTAAGCCTCCAATACAGACAGTGTTGTGAGGTTCCGCAGATAACTGAAGTTCAGAACATGAAAAGTAGGCAGGTACAGTTCAGAAAGGTGAAAACGAACTCAAATGCAGCAGTACATTCTACCTCTATTATTGACAGAAGGGTGACATAATACGTAGAACATCATATCGACAATgccacagaaaaagaataccatGCTATATAGAATGCTGAGATGTTTACAAACACATAAAAGAATAGAAAGCTCTCTCTCCCATGGAGCAatctctcactcactcactcacactGTATCTTCTTAATTCACAGCTCTTACTTTCTATCCCTCTGCACAGAAAAGCAACCATCCACCATTGTCACCCACTGTCGACGAAATACCGCCGGAGTGGAAGGAGATGAAGATCCATCACAACCAAATCCAAAGGAGCACCATCGCAACCAGAGTCGCTTGTCGGTCGAAGAACACGTCCACCGCGAATGTGAAAAGACTAGCCTCGCTGATCCGACTAACCAGAGAGGAACACGAGCCATCGACCTTCCGGCGCTTCCCAGGAGAGCACCACTGAGATGGTGGGCGTCGAGGCAAATTTATTCGACGGAGTGACGCTGTCGCCGTCATCGAAGCCGTGAAAACTATTCTTATGTTTTTGTCCCTCAAGTTCCTCAAAAAAATAGACTTGTTTTTCAAGATTTTTTAGGTATATATTTTGTCCTTCAAGTCTCAAAACCGGATAAGTATGGTCCAAAACCTGATTTTTTAGCACATTGACTGGGGGTTGACTAGGTTTGACCAAGTTCGGCCGGGCTTGACCACGTTTGACCGATGGACAGTAAATTtcaaaaaatctaaaattttgtgacAACCAACATGCTTGGGTGCGATTGGTGCGTGTAAATGTTTGTGGTCAAATAACATCTGAGGAGCTCTAAAAAACAAATTTTGGCTTTTTTAGCCAAAATTAGTTGTTGTTTTTGCCACGAGATCTTCggatgttttttttttttttttgcgaggagatCTTCGGATGTTGAAACACCACACAAATTTCCATGCACCCAAGCATCTTGGTTGCCACAAAATTTCAGAGTTTTTTAATAtttattgctatttttttgaatttactgttcgtTCATCAAACCTGGTCAAACCCGGTCAAATCTGGTTAAAATCTGATTTTGGACCAAACTTATTCGGTTTTGAGACTTGAAGGACCAAATTATACCAAAAAACTTGATAAATCAAGTCTATACTTTCGGGGAATTTGAGTGACAAAAACATACTTATTCCTAAACTATCTACAGGCCGAAGTAGAAGCTCCCACGGGCTGCCGGAGCAGCAGATGGAAGCAGGAAGATCCCACGGGCTCGCCGCCGGCGGTTGAAGATGGGAAGTGGATCCTCGCGCTGTTCGTCGCTCACCAAAGAGAAAACTGGATCGTGGGGAAAACTGGACAGTTTGTTCAGGTGAAGGGAATCCGTTTGCAGATAACTGAATGAAAAGCAGGCAGGTACAGTTCAGAAAGGTCAAAACGAACTCAAATGTACATCACATACTGATTATTGACAGAAGGGTGAAACAATAATACATCATATTGACAATGCCACACAAAAAGAATACCATGCTATATAGAATGCTGACATGACATGTTTACAAACACATAAAAGAATCTCTCACTCATGGAACAatctctcactcactcactcactcactgtATCTTCTCTCTTAATTCACAGCTCTTCTTTCTAGCCTATTTCATCATAATTCAGGAGGGCAGTTCACCATTTTCATCATGCCAAGTTCTGCAACGGGTAAAAACATCGTGAGCACCACACATTTGGAGCCCGCAAATGCATCAACCAAAGCTCAATTCGCTAAGAGCTCACCTGCCCAAATCTGCTCCTGGTCTTCATGAACCCGCCTCTCGTCACCGAATCGTCAGGGCCGCCCTTGGCGCCGCTGCAGTTCCAGTAGGCCCCCACGGTGCCCAGGATGGGCATGTCGTCGGGGCTCGGGCTCGGGGACCGCGACCGCCTCGGCGACGAGTTGGCCGACGAGATCTTGATGTCCTCCACGGTGAGGGCGCCGAGGATGGGCCGGTCCTCCCGGCTGATCGGCGAGTAGGACCGCACCGAGTAGTTGCTCTCCGGCGTGCCCGAGGAGCCCAGCCACGTCGAGAGGCTCGCGTCCACCGACGCCTCCTGCTTGCTCGGCGTCCTCGGGGTGTAGTCCCAGCTCCCCGCCGGCTTCTCTTGCTTCATGGCCGGGACGGTCGCCGGGTCGTCGGAGAGCGTGACCAAGTTCTCCTTCTCCGAATCCTTGGGCGCGGCGGTGTGAGGCTTGGTGGCGTCCTTCCACTGGCTGAAGCTCTCCACCGAGTTGAACACCTCGGCTGCGGCTCCAGTCTGGCCGGCGCTGTCCTTGGTGGTCTTGGGCGCCGGGAGCAGGAAGAGCGACTCGcacgcctcctcctcgccgcgcgCGATGCCCAGCAGCCCGCcgtgctcctcgtcgtcgtccaccgcgcACTCGTCGATCCCATCCaagccgtcctcctcctcctcgtcgtcgtcatcgtactcatcgtcgtcgtcgtcgtagcAGTCCTCGTAGTCGCTGTCGTCGTCGGCGCCGGCGCAGTTGCGGTACCTGTGGTTGAGCGGGAACGCCTCGGATTTCGCGCACTGGGGCCCCAGCAGCGTCCACGCCCCCTCGCCGCCCGCCGCGgcgcggccctcctcctcctctgtcgcGGCCTCCTCGCCCTCGGGGATCGGCGGCGCGTCGTAGGCCGTCACGTTGGGGTCGAACGTCACCTTCTTCTTGGCGACGACGGCCAGGCACAGATCATCGGCGGAATCCCTAATCAACcagaaaaaaaaaacagagatCAAATCCCTAATTTATAACCAGAAAAATGAAACCGAAATCGATCGGCCAACAGCAGCCGGTCAGTGAGTGAGACCAGCTGTAACACCGGATGGGACAAGGATCGAACCTGAGCTCGAGGAGGGTGGCGAGGagcggggcggcgtcggcgtcgcGGTGGGCCTTGGAGGGGGAGCGGGAGGGGGAGCGCTgcttgcggcggcggtggcggcgctccttCTTGGACTTGTCGCCCCCGAAGCAGCCGAGGAAGCAGCCCATGGCCGGCCGGGGGGCGCGTCGGTGGCTTGTCGGCGCAGGCGAGCgggaagcggcggcggcgaggtggatgTTTGGGGTGGGGGAGACGGAAGAGAATGTGGGCTAGGAGTAGTAGTGAAGGGGGCGCGGCATTTGGGGGGGAGGGGAGAAGCTGCCGTTGGGGGAAAAGGGCAAAGCCCGAGTGGTAACGGTCGTGTTGACCCAGCTGGCATGTGACCGTTGGATGCGCGGACGGAACGGATGGGATCCCATGACGGAGCAAGGAATCCGAGGCCGCCAcaatgggccgggccgggccgtcgGAATCCTATGTGCGTTTGTGTGGCGGGAATTGCGTCGCACTGCATGCAGGCCTGTGGCATACATTTACCCTTTTTTTTTCTCTTAAATTTGTTTTACTCCCCTAAAAAAAACTTAATTTTGTTTTACCCTTTTTTAGCCTAATAAAATAAACCTTTTTGTGTGCGTAGCATTTAGCTTTCTTGTACTAGTTACACATGTCAGGATACTGATTTACACAATATCAGCACACAGACAGAGTGCTAAAAAAGGTGTCAAAAATGTATGATAAGAAAGCTAAATGTAAGACATTTTGAGACTTGTAAATAACGTATTATACTTACAagtctaaaacatcttatatttatgagCAGAGGAAGTGGTAAATTACTGAGCTCTGAGCAAGCTTATAttctgccggagaagaaaaaaaaagaggtccCTTTTGATAAGAGTGAACTGCCTGATAGGGCACATGAATGTGACAAACCTTGCACTTTGCAATTACAGCATCCATTGATGGCATCAATCAATTCATGCAACAATAATGTTAACCGTGTCATGGCAgcaacagacacacacacacaggaACATCAGCTAGTTAGTTAACATGCCAAGAGGCAGATACTATTGACAAAAATCGGTCGCAATTCCAACCCCGCAAAAATGCCCGTGTCTGATTTCTAAGAGCATTTTGCTTATCACACATAACGTTACTCGTCAGGAAGAGAGCAAGGCTGCTGCTGCCAACGCTGCGGGTCCCTTTTTACCCTTTCTAACTGCTGTGTGGTGATATCTCAAAATTCTGACGCAACTTCCTGCTGCTTGCGCATTCAACAGATTATATGGGCTCGTCGTCGCCAGTCCTTGCTAGGTCGCAGCCCTGACTTGCACTACATGAGATAGTTTGAGCCTGTTGGAGTGAACCTTTTTCTATACAAGACTGTTAGGCCAATGCATAACATTAAGATACAGCTCTTGCTAAACACTCATACTCTCCACCTGCGCAAGATGCACCGGAGATTCAGCACTGCAATATTTACATGACTGAGCATATGCAAGTATCCAAATAATCATCATCCGAGTCACTTGAATCACTGCAAAttgtcaaaaaaaaaaacagaTGGCAGAGCAATTAGAGGAAGAAAATCAAGACAAGCAAATGTCAGCATGGACTCTTTTTTTCTTGTGATGGGTACATGGACTTTCTTGAACAACCAACATAATGACAGTCCAATGAGACCTTTTTAGATACCACCTCTTTAGATGCATGGGGTTATTAACGTATTGTATCTCGGCCAAGATACTACGATTCCAAATGAGATCATTTTCTATTAGCACATACATCGTACCCAATGTGGATTCTACTGTCAGTTGATGCCAGCAGAAAGAAAGACTGATGAAACAAATTATTTATTACGCGCCTGCAACTTCTAAAGCCTATAAAGGTACTGGTCATTTAAAAAAAGCAAAATGTGGAACTGTAAACTGATCTCCGAGGACTAAAGGGTGCAATAAATATGCAACGGCAGTCAGGTGAAGTAAATATactgagagagggagagggagagagaatcATATGCCAACAAGTTTCACTGGGATAATTAATGTGTAATATACTAATACTGCTGTGATTATACTGGTCTATTTCAAAATCTTTTAATACCATCTAGCATCCCAAAAGAGAACAACATTTTCAATTAACACATATCATCGCACCTTATGTCGGTTCTATTATAAAGCTGGTGCCAGTACAAAGAAAGACAACTTGAGGTAATTAAAGTTCTTACAGAAGTATACTTCAGCGGTAAAGATTACGGTCCACTGTAACTTACAGACTGATAAAACAAAGTATTCATTATGCCTCTGCAACTCCAAAGACTATAAAAGGTACTGCTCGTGTAAAAATAAGCAATTTGGAACTGTAAGCAATTACTACACAGTGCGACAAATGAGAACCCTGTCCCTTGTTGGGGGTCGTATGGAAAAAAAGGTGAAGCAAATATCTTGAGAACAAAAGAAGTCATGTGCCAACAAGTTTCACTTGGTTAAACTGAACTTACACCGAACAAAGATGTAGGGTAGGGTACCATCACGGACTAATCAAACTGTAACTGTGAAGAACATAAACAAGGGTTTCCTAATATCAATATCAAAGTAACAGAGCTTACCTAAGCTTGTTCAACTAAGATCAGATTACAGTTGTGTAATTTCATGGTTGTTAAAATAAATGAATGTTCCGATGCAGATTAATTTGGACTAATGGAATGGTGTTGTGTAGGCGGAAACAGGGCATTTTCATGCGAACTGTCCTCAATTCATAGGGTGGTCCAAGTCCTCAGTCCTGAACCGCCAGATATCACATATTACCTCAATCCAACAATTAGACTGCTATATTACTAAACTTGCTTGCAGCGTAACCGAATTTTGCATCCAGAAATGGTACGGATAAGTTAAACATTTCCTGTTCCAATGCAGGAGGCCTTAGAACAAGTTACATAACTACAGCTGTTatgaaaggaaataaataaaccaTACTGTATTGCCACTTTAATTACTGTTTCCTTGTTAGGTATATGTGTCATCAATCCTAGGTTTTTAACGAAGTCTACATGATGGGTAGGGTAAAGGTCCGAAGAGCAGGGATAGGGCACTAGAAAACAGTGACAGGGATAATCCCTGGCGTGGAAGAGAGGCTTCTGAATGGGATAGGTTTCCACTTTAGCTCCTAACAGTATAATGTACAATTGCCCAATTTACTGAAGATAAATCATAATAATCCACATTAATAATTACATTTGGATCTAAATTTATTAGTTGAACATTTGAGGAATCAGATGTTCGATAATCTACTGCTAATTAGCATTAATATGTGCAGACCCACCCCAACATGCATAATTAATAAATACATTTTGATAAACGACGAGGTTCAACTCGTCTAAATTTTCAATAAAATTGCCAAAAGTCTACTGATACTGATCAAAATTTCAACAATTTGTTTAATCAAATCGCCAAAGTCTACTCTCAGAAAATAAAATCGCCAAAAGTCTACTGATCATGGCTTGACTAGAAATCAGAAACTAAAGTTCAAAAAATAAGGAACTAGCATACAGATTGAATTATATTGCCAAAAGTTACAGTAACAACTGAGAAACATATACAGACCACCTTCACATATGACAGCACATATCATTTGTATGCCTGTAAGAAGAGCATGCCAAAAGTAATACTAGACCAATACACAGTTTTTCTTATAGGCTAATGGAGACATAATACTGCCACTGAGGCCAAGAAATGCAGCAGCCTCATCATAAATTCTCATCTTTTTCCACTTTGAAGGGCTGTATCATTTCCAGTCCTTGATACATCAATAATGACCAATCTCTACTCCAACAAATGGTTCATAATTGCGCACCAGCACGATTATGGATTAGTTGCCTAAGACTTTGTGCGATCATTTTGCAACACCAGTTCGTACTTAACTTTTACGGCACCACAAGTAGAATATGTTTCTGTCTAATCAGTTCACGGCGGACTcggggtgaatttataggtcagGTAAACGACAAACTAAAACTGAAATTATAGCCACATGttacttcagaagagttcaagggAAGCATAGACCCCAGTTACTTGAATTGGATGTTGAAAAGCCCCCAGGCACAATAATTCAGTTCACCTAGCAAGCTGAAATTGGCAGATTGTGACACCCCAAATGGATCACATGATCACATGTTCTAAAGTGGTATCCTGGCAGGATACATATCATTTGATCACCGAACCTCGTGACTACAGCAATCATTTCCCCCTTTCCTGCTTGACAAGAAACGCCCACCTAAGAGTTCCAACTATCCAAGCAACCCCTATGCAGCTAATTTGGGTAGCCAAACAAGGAAACATTGCACGGAACTcatcggcatcggcatcggcatcATGTAGTGCAGGATCAAAAGAAGCATGTTGCATCTATGTAACACATTTACGGCAGCACAAAAAATAATATTGAAAGGATGCACGGAGGTTGCTTGGTTTGCTCACCTAGGCTGGAATTCCAAGACCTCGGCGAGCTTCTTGCCGTGGGTGTCCTTCCACTGCACCCGCCGCTTGGGGCCCTTGTAGGCCTTGCGGGCCGTGCCGCCCTCGGGGCGCCGGGGCAGCAGCGCCTTGCGCTCGCCGACGTTGTCCTTGGAGCCCCCCACCGGCGCCGAGGACGTCCGGTacaccgccgcctgcgccgccgcggacgaggggggaggcgccggGTTCTTGCCGTTGCACGAGTTACTCCTGAAGGCTCGGCGATCCATCGTCGGGTGGCATCAACTCCCTCCGCGGCACTCTCAGGTCGGGCACCTCCGGCCGGGCTCCGGCTCGGGGGCAGGAATCCAACCGAATTGGATCTTTCGGGCCGAGGCAGACGCCTGGAGGGAGGACGATTCCAAAATGCCCCCAAGCTGATAAACAAAGACGGGAGGAACGGGAATCGGTGAATCTCGGGGGCGGAAAGGACCAGAGGAACCGAATCTACGGACGGCGAGAAGAGCGAACGGACCTGGGGAGTTGGGCGCGGAATCGGAGGGAGGCCGGCCGGGGAGATTCCTTCCGGATCGAGACGAGGCCGCGCGAGGGGGACGAGGAGGAGAGGATTCGGGGGGGTTGGATTGGAGGGGCCGGAGAGGAGGAATGGTGAGGTGGGGGGAGGATTGGAATccggcgagcgagcgagcgagcgtgcGTGCGTGCGGTGTAGGGGCGGCACGGGGCCGGAgagcgacgcgggcggagccgaTGGTGGTGACGGCAGACCCGATCCCGCGCGTCTAACCTTTGCCCCGTCCTTGGCtctcctttttttttttttttttttttttgagatgatccttggtggctGGCaggctcccctcccctcccctccccagcCAAATAACCACCGGACCCGACCGGACCTCCCTCCCTCCCCTGTCTCTTGCGCCCTTTGTTACGATCTCGTTTGGTTCCTGTTTATAATTTATTATTACTGATGATGGGGATATCCTTGTACGCGTACCCAACTTTATCTGTAAAAGATTGCTCCCACGAGGGAGCAACATGTATGAATCAAGACCACCAGAGTGGCAATCATATGTTCTCATTGTCAACTTAGTCCTAGTTTGGCAACACCGTTTTTTCAAAACCATAGTATTCTAAACCTCAGTATTTCAATAGATGGGCAACAAATACTTCAGTTTCTGAAAAACATAGATTTTTCTCAGTTTCGATAATACCGCCGAGGTGTTTGTCAAGTGGTAGTTTTTCTcagttttttttttttggtttACACAGATTGTTACGTTGTTGCATGCATACATAGTTACACTCATGGATCAGCTTATGCTAGTCGCCACCGTATGCATGCAGCTTTGCACAGGCATGTTCTCTACTAATAGATGCTAGGAAGGATCTGTATAGAGTTATCTCTTGTAATCAATCAAAGACAGAGCTAGTTACGACATGCACTGCAAGTCGACATGTGTTTCCAGCCGGCACTAAGTCATAATTTGTACGTGTATGTGCGCCGCTTTAGCCGGATAGATCGATCGGCTAGCTATCGATTTTATGTGTCACATGCGTCGATGGCCAGAAGATGGACAGAGAGACAACTCAGCCAACATTTCTCAGTTTTGAAAAAGAGGTCCGGACCTCTTTTTTTATATACTACAAAAATACCACAGTTTTAGAGATATCACAGTTTGTTAAAGTGTAGTATTTTCTTCATTCAAACGACTCAAAGTATTGAATACCAAGGTTTTTTTCAGAAATCACAGTATTCCTTAAAACTACAAAAATACTTTGGCTCCCAAACGCACCCTTAATGTTTTGTTATAAAAAAGATATTGTTTTTTTAAGAACGGTATAAACGCAATGCTCGCATGAAAAAAGTACTAGATGGAAACACACGAATGCAGACTAACGAAGATCCGATCCAAGACGCCAAttgaatcccgtgagatccacCGAAGACAACCTCCACATGTCGTCCAATGACAAAAGATGCATCGTCGAAACGGATGCTAGGCAGGGAGTCTTCTAGGACACAAATCCTAAACAAACACAAAACCTAAAAAGGAGCGGGAGCGCCCTTCTGCCGACCAGGGTCGGCGCCCAATGCACCTCGGGAGACCAGGCAGACCAGAGGCGGCGCTGTCGGGAGACAAGGAACCCTAATTGCCTGAGTCACAAGTGGCACGGGTACAAAAGGGTATGATAGGGGTGTTTAGAGGCACAGGAGTATTAAAAATATACTTGTAACCTTTTGTAAGAACATGGACGCGTTACCTCTGACTTGCTCGCCTCTTTTTTTCAACTCTATCgagatttttattatttttttataatACGTTTGATACGCAATCTAGTGTTTTTAGTGGATATTAAGAACTAGCAACATGCTAGATCAAGCTCGCGACAGCCATGTAATGGTTGCCAATGATAGATGAAAATCGGATGGACCTATGCTATGTCGGATGGAAATCGGACGTCGTCCGTTTTATCGTAGCTCCACCCTATTGCAATAAACACTATTGATCTTGTCATACGAACTAGCAATCGCTTTTGTTTTCTCAAATAAATGATGCTATCATGTTTGGAAGACCTTTTTTGTGTGgatgtttttttctatttttcggGGCTATGGGAGCAGAGCCATGTTCTCGCGTGCAAGCAAGTCTGCCCACCTATACGGCAATTCCTATTTGCCTCTTACTCGTATTCATTAATGCAGTCTTCTCTCCACCTTCGTGTAATTATCCATCACTTACTGAATCTTACTATGCATAGTGTGTAACCTTCTTTAATTATGAATCAAGCTGTTATTGTGCACCACCAATTAGCCCACATGTGATAGCATATCCCTTTCTTCCTTTAGCGGGACTCATTCTCTTCTTCTCACGCCATCATCCTCATCCTCCACTTATTGGTTCTCAAGCAGACTTAATGGGTAAATCGATAATAGGTAAATCAAAGATGTATATAAATTGATGGTTTTGGTACTAAGGGTTGAGGTGGTACTATTTAATGATAACAGAAAGACCCGACGTGTCTTTTTGTCAGGCCCAGCAGAGACCCAATGCCACATGAGTTATGTACTTATAGTCGACTTGCCTAGAGTGTAGCAGGCCCCTTGGCCCACATAGGGGACTGACTCCCTGCAGCCCAACCAAAGAAGAAATACGAAGCAGACCCCTTGATTGCACGGTTTGGAGGCCGAACCCAAAAAAAATTATGCGCGGGCGGATAAAAATTCAATACTACCTCAAATAGGTATGAGAGAAAATAATTCTATACGGTAAATGAAccaaaattcagagaaacacaccttCCTTTATTAATAGGTGTAGATATAAATTGCAAGCGTAGCGGGCCATGGTGGGATGAATCGGTCCAATTAGCTACAACAGAGTTGTCGTTTTGGGAAGGTTTTGGGTCTGGATTTTTTTGCAGGGAAAACTTCCGATCTTTTTATCATTTGTCAAGGCAGTACAAAGAACATTAGAAGTAAAAAAATTGCATCCAGGTCTATAGACcccctagcgacgactacaagcactgaagcaagcCAAAAGTGTGCcgccgtcattgcccctccctcaCTGGAGCCGGGAAAACCTTATTGTAGTACAtagtcgggaagtcatcgtgctacgACCATAAAACCAGTAGACCAGAACAGCAACCACCACTGATGAAGAGAAgcatagatcagaaggatccaacctgaagatcCACAAATATAGACGAACGATGACCGGATCCAAGTGGATCAATCGAAAACGAATGCTGGCCGAATCCCGGGAGATCCAtgggagacaaacctccacacgtcCTCCAATTGTACTAGATGCACCATTAGAATGGGGGCTAGACGGGGAAAACCTTATTCTAACATTAAAGAGTCGCCGACATCTCATCTTTCTGAGCAGGTCTCAAACTCTAAACTGGCTCAAAAGAACACCTAAAAGTAAAGTAGGAGCCCTCTCACCGGCATGGCCCGGGATCCACCGCACCTCCATGGCCTCAAGGCAGgaggcggggacggcggcgggaggcggggaCACCCTAGATGAATCGCTCAAATGGCCATAAGGCAATTTCTTTGTGGCTTCCGTGGGCAGTTTCAGCTAGATTGTTCCTTGGGTCCATTTTTTTGTTTTAGGaatgtttcttttctgttttattaggaTGGTTTCGGTTCTGTTTTTTAGGATGGTTTCAATATGTTTTTTCTCTGCATTTTTAGTTCTTTTTCAATAAAAAAGTTTCAAAGTTTTAAAAATGTTTAAGTTCTTCAAAACATTCACAAATTTTAGAAGATGTTCCCATTTTTTAAAAATGATCAATAATTGATGTTCAAATTTCTTGAAAAATGTTCACACACTATTTAAAATATTCATGTTTTCCccacaaatttcaaacaatgttcA encodes the following:
- the LOC123105884 gene encoding uncharacterized protein, with protein sequence MGCFLGCFGGDKSKKERRHRRRKQRSPSRSPSKAHRDADAAPLLATLLELRDSADDLCLAVVAKKKVTFDPNVTAYDAPPIPEGEEAATEEEEGRAAAGGEGAWTLLGPQCAKSEAFPLNHRYRNCAGADDDSDYEDCYDDDDDEYDDDDEEEEDGLDGIDECAVDDDEEHGGLLGIARGEEEACESLFLLPAPKTTKDSAGQTGAAAEVFNSVESFSQWKDATKPHTAAPKDSEKENLVTLSDDPATVPAMKQEKPAGSWDYTPRTPSKQEASVDASLSTWLGSSGTPESNYSVRSYSPISREDRPILGALTVEDIKISSANSSPRRSRSPSPSPDDMPILGTVGAYWNCSGAKGGPDDSVTRGGFMKTRSRFGQNLA
- the LOC123105885 gene encoding uncharacterized protein; this encodes MDRRAFRSNSCNGKNPAPPPSSAAAQAAVYRTSSAPVGGSKDNVGERKALLPRRPEGGTARKAYKGPKRRVQWKDTHGKKLAEVLEFQPSDSSDSDDDYLDTCICSVM